The Phycisphaerae bacterium DNA window GCGATCGCGATCCCGCGAGTGAGCCGCGGAGCGCGTGGCGCCGGCGACTCCGCCCTGCGTTCCGACCTGGCGGTGCTGCGCAATGCCATCGAGCTCTACGCCTCGGAGCACAACGGGGTCTTCCCCGGCGCTAACGCCGCGGGTGGCAGCTTCGGCGCCGCGGAGACCGCCGACGCCTTCAAGAACCAGTTGCTCATGTATTCCGATGCCAACGGCGCTGTGGCCGAGACCAAGGACACCACTCACGTGTATGGGCCTTATATCCGCAAACAGATCCCCGCCCTGCCTACAGGCACTAACCGCGGCAGCAACGAGGTGACCATCACTGCATCGACCCCGGCGGCTGGCGGTACAACCGGTTGGGTTTACTGCCACAAGACCGGGGAAATCATCGCCAACTGTGCCGATACCGAGAAGGACGAATCCGACAAGCAGTACAACCAGTACTAGGTCAGGGCAATCCGGCCTATTCCTTTGAGCATTGCGTTTCCCGGCGGCAGCGGCACGATGACGTGTGGCTGCCGCCTTCGTTCGGGTGACCGACCATGGCCAGGACGAGAACCAGTCAGCCTATGCGATCGCGGCGCTATGCATTCAGCCTTATCGAGTTGAGCGTCGCTTCCAGCTTAACCGTCATCGTCATGCTCGCCGTCGGCGGAGCCCTGCACCTGATGACCCGCGGGGCCGCGGGCATCCAGGCATCCTCCCAACTGAACGCCGATGCCTCTGTCGCCATGGCCCGCATGCGCCGCGAACTCGGGGCCGCCGTCACCGTCACCAGTCTCACCCCCACCCACATCGAATTCACCCATCCCGATGTCGACGACGACGGGGCCGACGACCTCATCATCTATGACTGGCCGGGCGTCGCCGGCAGCTCGATCACCCGACAGGTCGCCGGCGGTACCGCCGTGCCCATCGTCGAAAACGTCAGCGAGTTCTCCATGACCTCGACCTGCTCCACCGTGGCTTTGCCCGGCGAAACCAGCGATCTGACCGGTGAGGTCGTGCTCGCATCGCACGAGGCCATTCCATCGGGCTCGACCGGATCGTTCGGAGCCGGGCCGATGTCCTCTTCCTCATGGCGAGGCGAGGGATTCAGCGTGTCAGCGGACGACCTCGAGTCGTACAGCATCACCAGGGCCAAAGTGTACCTGAAAGGCACGGGTCTCACGGGTACGCTCTACCTGTCAATCCGCAGTGCCTCGACAAATATCACCTATGAGACGGAGACTCTTTCCCTGAGCTCATTGTCCTCGGCTGAGTATCTCTGGTACGAGTTCACGTTTTCCAGCCTCACCGCGATGAGCCCCGGCACGACCTATTCACTCATCGCCTATACGAACACCAGCTCAATCGGGGCTAATTTCGGGCGCGACGAGTACGACACCAATCCCGTGGGCAGCGACTACTACAAGTACTCCACCACCAGCGGCCTCACTTGGTCAGCCGACTCCGACCGCGATTGCCGTTACATCCTGTACGGCCAGCTGAAGTACGACTCGCCGCAGGAAGGTCAGGCCAGCACCCGCAAGTACCTGACCGGCTTGACTCTTCGGTTCAAACTCGCCCAAGACACCAACATCGCCGAGATGACCTCCGGCGCGTCCTGTCTCAATCGTCCGGAGATCACCGGCTTGTAGGAGTGGAGGCAATGTCGGCTCGACTTCAACTCGGGTTCGGCTACATCGAGGCCGTGGTCAGTGTCGCGGTCATCGGTACCACGGTGGCCATGGCTCTGCACACCTTCGGATCCTTCGCCAGGGGCGCCCTATTCGATCGTGAGACCGCGATCGCTACCGAGCTGGCCGCCCAGTTGGCCGCGGAGATCCGCCCCCAGGCGTTCGAGGACCCCGGTTCAACCATCGTCTTCGGTCCGGAGACCGACGAGACCGACGGCACCCGCCAGGACTTCGACGACGTCGACGACTACAACGGCTGGACGGCTACTCCACCCCAGCGGCGCGATGGCACGCCCATGGGCGAGTACCCGAACTTCAGCCAGAACGTCGTCGTGGAGTTCGACGGCTCGACGGATTTGAAGAAGATCACCGTGACCATCGCCAAGGACGGTAAGGCACGGGCGGAACTCCACTTGTTGAGGGCCCGACATGACGCGGACGCGCGGTGATCGTCTCAAGCGAGCTCGACGTACCGCTCGTCGGGGTGTGGCCGTGTACATCCTGGTGCTCGGCGTCGCCACCATCCTGGCCATGACCGGCTTCACGCTCCTGTCCGTGGCTCGCGCGAATCACCGAATCCACGACAGCCTGCAGAAATCGCTCCAGGCCCAGTGTGTCGCCCAGGCGGGTATCGAGAAGGCGTTCAACTACATGTATGCCAACCCCACGTGGCGGCAGACCATGCCCAACGGCAACTGGTTTACTAACCAGGCTTTTGGCGCGGGCGAGTATGCGGTCAGGGCCACCGACTCCGACGGCAGTCTCGCGGACGACGAGGGCGATGCCTTGACTCTGACCAGCAGCGGCAGGGTCGGCGATGCCGCACACAAGGTGAAAGTGACTCTGGCTCCTCGGCCGCATCCCGCCCTGGCTTTCGCCGCATTCGGGTATTACCAGGCGGGCGTTCGCACAAACGCGGTGATTCAGGGACCCATGCGGTCCAATGGCAGCATGTGGAGCGACGGTAACCTCGATCCCGGGGGCAATGCGTTTTTCGAATCGCTTCAGGGAGCCTACATCAATTCCGCCCTGACGCCCTCCAGGTACGCCTCGACGTCAATGAGCTATCCACAGCCGAGCCTGTCCTCCTACCTATCGCTGGCGACACCCGTCACTGGCACAACGGGTGCAACGGCCAAGCTGAGCAAGTACGTTCTGACGCCGACCCGCAATTCGGAGTCTTCCGCGAACGTAAATGCCAATGGCATCTACTCCCTC harbors:
- a CDS encoding prepilin-type N-terminal cleavage/methylation domain-containing protein, which translates into the protein MYANKNESRTGFSLVELVIVIVIIGVIAAIAIPRVSRGARGAGDSALRSDLAVLRNAIELYASEHNGVFPGANAAGGSFGAAETADAFKNQLLMYSDANGAVAETKDTTHVYGPYIRKQIPALPTGTNRGSNEVTITASTPAAGGTTGWVYCHKTGEIIANCADTEKDESDKQYNQY